TACTCTTATAATCTGAAGTGCAATGacagtagcttttatttttatgtttatttagaatttaaaaatggcttttaaatatatctttctctGGGAAAATTCTCCTTTTGACAGCACCTTCCTCAGAGCTGCCTTCATGGCTTCATTCCGTAAGCTGTAGATAACTGGATTGAGTGTTGGCGGTATCACCGTATAGAATATGGAGAACATGAGATCCATAGCTGATTGGGAGTCAGAAGGGGGGTGCAGAAACTCAAAGCCTGcagtggagaggaagaaggtgaCTACAAACAGGTGTGGTAGGCATGTGGTGAAGACTTTGGTCCGGCCCTCGGCTGATGGGATCCTCAGCACAGTAGAGAAGATGCGAATGTAGGAGAGCACGATGGAGACCAAGCAGATGAATGCTGCTGAGGTTGTGAAGGCAGCCACTGCAATCTCATTGATGAATTCATGAGAACAAGCTAGTTTCAGCATCTGAGGAACATCACAGAAGAATTGATGAATGACTCTCTCTCCACAGAGAGGTATGGAGAAGTTCACAGCTGTGTGCATGAGCCCAGAGAGGCCCCCAGCAAGCCACACTGCTGTCACTGCCTGCCTACAAGCATAGGAGTTCATAATGGTCTCATACTGCAGGGGCCGACAGATGGCGGCATACCGGTCATAAGACATTACTGTGAGGATGGCCACTTCTGATGAAGCCAGAGCTATAAAGAAGAACACCTGAAGAATGCATTGGCCACGGGAAATGTAACCATTGTTCATAAGTGAATTTGCGATAGACTGGGGAACTGTGACAGAGATGAAGCAGAGGTCCAGAAGAGAGAGGTGCTTCAGAAAGTAATACATGGGGGACTGGAGGCGATGATCCAAGCTGGTTACAGTGATAATGAGGAGGTTGCCTGTCAAGGCCAACAGGTATGTCACCAAAAACAGCAATGCATGTAAAATCTGAAGTTCATGGTTATCAGAAAACCCCATGAGGAGGAATCCACTCATGGATGTCAAGTTGGCCATGGTCACACTGAAGACAACAAGTATGATTCTGTTTAGGGAGCCAAGCAACAATAAGAGAGAATGTATGATATTTAGTATATCTGTATGTCAAATAATAGTGCACTCAGCATAGAGCtacagaaattgagaaaaatttaTTCCCATAGTGATTAGGTAACATTTAACTTAGAAAAATCTTTACCACTGGatattatacacaaataatgaatcatgaaGCACCACATAAAAAACTAACAaagtactgtatgatgactaatataataaaaaaga
The nucleotide sequence above comes from Mustela erminea isolate mMusErm1 chromosome 21, mMusErm1.Pri, whole genome shotgun sequence. Encoded proteins:
- the LOC116581762 gene encoding olfactory receptor 14J1, whose amino-acid sequence is MANLTSMSGFLLMGFSDNHELQILHALLFLVTYLLALTGNLLIITVTSLDHRLQSPMYYFLKHLSLLDLCFISVTVPQSIANSLMNNGYISRGQCILQVFFFIALASSEVAILTVMSYDRYAAICRPLQYETIMNSYACRQAVTAVWLAGGLSGLMHTAVNFSIPLCGERVIHQFFCDVPQMLKLACSHEFINEIAVAAFTTSAAFICLVSIVLSYIRIFSTVLRIPSAEGRTKVFTTCLPHLFVVTFFLSTAGFEFLHPPSDSQSAMDLMFSIFYTVIPPTLNPVIYSLRNEAMKAALRKVLSKGEFSQRKIYLKAI